One Chitinophagaceae bacterium genomic region harbors:
- a CDS encoding M23 family metallopeptidase, which produces MKKRKNFFSSLQEEYLLTIRKTINLEEKYSFVITIQKLLMMVFSTLGFIFLSAAFLYSIYVTHLTETNLSTQNAKSILKLLRKIDSLERNIFQKNVYITSIRNILSGKSDITLNDTSLKKIVYDGADSKKNNENESKQEKSIDSTIRSEFEIVDKSYDALYHNENITYNIPFDLFNPTDGIIINNISQIKHNEICIKTKPKETVKSIANGVIIFASLTDDYGYVIIIQHTNNLLSIYKHNASLLKNVGDIVTGNEIIAIVGSNNEIISTGKQEEGYYLLFEIWHDNNPIDPKKLILF; this is translated from the coding sequence TTGAAAAAGCGTAAAAATTTTTTTTCTTCCCTACAGGAAGAATATTTATTAACAATAAGGAAAACTATAAATTTAGAAGAAAAATATTCATTCGTAATTACTATACAAAAATTACTCATGATGGTATTTAGTACTTTAGGGTTTATTTTTTTATCTGCTGCTTTTTTATATTCTATATACGTAACACATCTAACGGAAACAAATCTATCCACACAAAACGCTAAAAGCATTTTAAAATTACTTCGCAAAATAGATTCATTGGAAAGAAATATATTTCAGAAAAATGTGTATATAACCAGTATAAGAAATATTTTATCGGGTAAATCTGATATTACTTTAAACGATACTTCTTTAAAAAAAATTGTATATGATGGTGCTGATTCTAAAAAAAATAATGAAAATGAATCAAAACAAGAAAAAAGTATTGATTCTACTATAAGATCAGAATTTGAAATCGTAGATAAATCTTACGATGCTTTGTACCATAATGAAAATATTACGTATAATATACCGTTTGATTTATTCAACCCTACTGATGGGATAATAATAAATAATATTTCACAAATAAAACATAATGAGATTTGCATAAAAACAAAACCAAAAGAAACAGTAAAAAGTATTGCCAACGGAGTAATTATATTTGCATCATTGACAGATGATTACGGGTATGTTATTATTATACAACATACAAATAATTTATTATCTATATATAAACACAATGCCTCTCTCTTAAAAAATGTAGGAGATATTGTTACGGGAAATGAAATTATTGCAATAGTAGGAAGTAATAATGAAATTATTTCCACAGGAAAACAAGAAGAAGGGTATTATTTACTTTTTGAAATTTGGCACGATAATAACCCAATAGATCCTAAAAAACTTATTTTATTTTAA